A genomic window from Glycine soja cultivar W05 chromosome 10, ASM419377v2, whole genome shotgun sequence includes:
- the LOC114371274 gene encoding probable calcium-binding protein CML49 codes for MSGYPNQPPSYSYGAPPPPQPYGAHPPSQSYGAPPPSQSYGAPPPPQPYGAPPPAQPYSASPYAQPSAPYAAPYNKPPKNESHSHGGGSSGGYPAPAYASPFASLVPSAFPPGTDPNVVACFQMADQDGSGFIDDKEMQGALSSYNQSFSLRTVHLLMYHFTNSNVKKIGPKEFTSLFYSLQNWRSIFERFDKDRSGKIDSTELRDALLSLGYAVSPVVLDLLVSKFDKTGGKSKAIEYDNFIECCLTVKGLTDKFKEKDTAYSGSATFTYESFMLTVLPFLIA; via the exons ATGTCCGGCTATCCCAACCAGCCTCCCAGCTACAGCTACGGCGCGCCGCCGCCGCCCCAACCCTACGGTGCCCATCCGCCATCGCAATCATACGGGGCTCCTCCGCCATCGCAATCATACGGGGCTCCTCCGCCACCGCAACCCTACGGCGCGCCGCCGCCCGCTCAGCCCTACTCCGCCTCCCCCTACGCCCAACCGTCCGCCCCCTACGCCGCCCCCTACAACAAACCCCCGAAGAACGAGTCCCACTCCCACGGCGGCGGAAGCAGCGGCGGCTACCCGGCTCCGGCGTACGCGAGCCCGTTCGCGTCGCTGGTGCCATCGGCGTTCCCTCCAGGGACAGACCCTAACGTGGTGGCGTGCTTCCAGATGGCGGACCAGGACGGAAGCGGATTTATCGACGACAAGGAAATGCAGGGAGCGCTTTCTTCCTATAACCAAAGCTTCAGCCTCAGAACCGTTCATCTTCTCATGTATCACTTCACCAATTCCAACGTCAAGAAAATAG GACCAAAGGAATTCACTTCTCTATTTTACAGTCTTCAGAACTGGAGG TCCATTTTTGAGAGATTTGATAAAGACAGAAGCGGCAAAATCGATTCTACTGAGTTGAGAGATGCTCTACTGAGTCTGGGCTATGCTGTTTCTCCTGTGGTATTGGATTTGCTCGTCTCAAAGTTTGACAAAACTGGTGGAAAAAGCAAGGCTATAGAATATGACAATTTCATCGA GTGTTGTCTTACTGTTAAG GGACTGACTGACAAATTCAAAGAAAAGGATACTGCGTATTCTGGCTCTGCAACCTTCACCTATGAATCGTTTATGCTGACAGTCCTGCCATTCCTAATAGCTTAG